The following are encoded together in the Frankiaceae bacterium genome:
- a CDS encoding DUF5667 domain-containing protein, which translates to MKRTNRRAEDFDRALAAEGGVHVDPAIRALVAVAGALATIPQRPAPAFRESLRTQLMAEAANIAASAPAASVAAAAPAASPAGTLAKVLAKPAMQVATGGLAAAVAVTGVGIGASRSLPGDALYGLKRTVEKLQKRTAGGTLAEAGSVLEHANTRIDEVRALLERGGADALAQVEKTLDELRKEIDDATAELLAQARAGSKAAYDKLAATVGDLSAALDGLRGQLPPQAQDEYDAVMAMVNSVTGQLKSLPVPGGITRPGEDPSKSPRPTTPPPTSPSETTPPKTTPPTSGPPVTVPPVDPSVTVPPVDPTKSPIITIPPLPTIEPTLPVTLPPALP; encoded by the coding sequence ATGAAGCGAACGAACCGCCGCGCGGAGGACTTCGACCGCGCACTGGCCGCCGAGGGCGGCGTCCACGTCGACCCGGCGATCCGTGCGCTCGTCGCCGTCGCCGGTGCTCTCGCGACGATCCCGCAGCGCCCCGCGCCGGCGTTCCGCGAGTCGCTCCGTACGCAGCTCATGGCCGAGGCCGCGAACATCGCCGCGTCGGCGCCCGCCGCCTCCGTGGCCGCCGCCGCGCCCGCCGCGTCGCCGGCCGGCACCCTCGCGAAGGTCCTCGCCAAGCCCGCCATGCAGGTCGCGACCGGCGGCCTCGCCGCCGCCGTGGCCGTCACCGGCGTCGGCATCGGCGCCTCGCGCTCGCTGCCAGGCGACGCGCTGTACGGCCTCAAGCGCACCGTCGAGAAGCTGCAGAAGCGCACCGCGGGCGGCACGCTCGCCGAGGCGGGCAGCGTCCTGGAGCACGCGAACACCCGCATCGACGAGGTGCGCGCCCTGCTCGAGCGCGGCGGCGCGGACGCCCTCGCGCAGGTCGAGAAGACACTGGACGAGCTGCGCAAGGAGATCGACGACGCCACCGCGGAGCTGCTCGCGCAGGCGCGGGCCGGCTCGAAGGCGGCGTACGACAAGCTCGCCGCCACCGTCGGCGACCTCTCCGCCGCGCTGGACGGCCTGCGCGGCCAGCTGCCGCCGCAGGCGCAGGACGAGTACGACGCGGTCATGGCGATGGTCAACTCCGTCACCGGCCAGCTGAAGTCGCTCCCTGTCCCCGGTGGCATCACCCGGCCCGGCGAGGACCCCTCGAAGAGCCCGCGCCCGACCACGCCGCCGCCGACGTCACCGAGCGAGACGACGCCGCCGAAGACGACGCCGCCGACGTCAGGCCCGCCGGTCACGGTCCCGCCGGTCGACCCGTCGGTCACCGTGCCGCCGGTCGACCCGACGAAGTCGCCGATCATCACGATTCCGCCACTGCCGACGATCGAGCCCACACTTCCGGTTACGCTTCCCCCAGCGCTTCCGTAA
- a CDS encoding alpha/beta hydrolase, producing MRPSAFRRTAVAALVVILAAGMVEPSMAKPGKRKGPKHKVKTPREVVDVYYPRCAGNPDDVTRLDMYVNGSLTWGLYAMPPTPAKGIVVVGHGYGHTPESWRKHLTTIARRNNVVAVGMNYRDTWGGSLPDTRGWEAHEGAEDSIAAAQLFQRACPTAHTIVMYGVSMGGNIAGLAVAYNAKRSNGKPLFDYLFDIEGAVNVTETYLEARGLAQSGNQFAKDAVADIEREMGGKFEDKRDVYLDRTVVNRVDDIAAAGIKGVVMVHGVDDGLVGYNQSPEFLTRLRQAGVPVDFWTAVTRGEDSEPGTTLDGYVTGSIPGYTSPFAGHASEASETHIVGVAGFERLAALFRGEAPACRTGVLDGTLGFGAKTPFTSPATC from the coding sequence ATGCGTCCCAGCGCGTTCCGCCGTACCGCCGTCGCCGCACTCGTGGTGATCCTCGCCGCCGGCATGGTCGAGCCCTCGATGGCGAAGCCCGGCAAGCGCAAGGGCCCGAAGCACAAGGTGAAGACGCCCCGCGAGGTCGTCGACGTCTACTACCCGCGCTGCGCCGGCAACCCCGACGACGTCACCCGCCTCGACATGTACGTCAACGGCTCCCTCACCTGGGGCCTCTACGCCATGCCGCCCACGCCCGCCAAGGGCATCGTCGTCGTCGGCCACGGCTACGGCCACACCCCCGAGTCCTGGCGCAAGCACCTCACCACCATCGCCCGCCGCAACAACGTCGTCGCCGTCGGCATGAACTACCGCGACACGTGGGGCGGCTCCCTGCCCGACACCCGCGGCTGGGAGGCGCACGAAGGCGCCGAGGACTCCATCGCGGCGGCGCAGCTCTTCCAGCGCGCCTGCCCGACCGCCCACACCATCGTCATGTACGGCGTCAGCATGGGCGGCAACATCGCCGGCCTCGCCGTCGCGTACAACGCCAAGCGCAGCAACGGCAAGCCGCTCTTCGACTACCTCTTCGACATCGAAGGCGCCGTCAACGTCACCGAGACCTACCTCGAGGCCCGCGGCCTCGCCCAGTCCGGCAACCAGTTCGCCAAGGACGCCGTCGCCGACATCGAGCGCGAGATGGGCGGGAAGTTCGAGGACAAGCGCGACGTCTACCTCGACCGTACCGTCGTCAACCGCGTCGACGACATCGCCGCCGCCGGCATCAAGGGCGTCGTCATGGTCCACGGCGTCGACGACGGCCTCGTCGGCTACAACCAGTCGCCCGAGTTCCTCACCCGGCTGCGCCAGGCCGGCGTCCCCGTCGACTTCTGGACCGCCGTGACCCGCGGCGAGGACTCCGAGCCCGGCACGACCCTCGACGGGTACGTCACCGGCAGCATCCCCGGGTACACGTCGCCGTTCGCGGGCCACGCCTCCGAGGCGAGCGAGACGCACATCGTCGGGGTTGCTGGGTTCGAGCGGCTGGCCGCTCTGTTCCGTGGCGAGGCGCCCGCTTGCCGGACCGGCGTCCTGGACGGGACTCTCGGCTTCGGGGCCAAGACGCCGTTCACGTCGCCGGCGACCTGCTAG
- a CDS encoding ECF subfamily RNA polymerase sigma factor, BldN family, which translates to MSAYRRFPAPDPEGLRELRALVAFRVAPATGAVVGAASVPEPRLAGETLTETAEEPPGYVADEDLLSLVARAQQGDPEAFGALYDRYFDVVYRYVYYRVSNQSLTEDMVSETFLRALRRITSFTWQGRDFGAWLVTIARNLIADHFKSSRYKLELTTGEILDADRATDGPENEVLDSMTNMTLLEAVKMLGAEQQECIVLRFLQGFSVTETALAMGKTDGAIKALQYRAVQSLKKLLPAELVL; encoded by the coding sequence ATGAGCGCGTACCGCCGCTTCCCGGCACCGGACCCTGAGGGTCTCCGGGAACTGCGAGCCCTGGTCGCGTTCCGTGTGGCACCGGCGACGGGGGCGGTTGTAGGGGCCGCCTCCGTCCCGGAGCCACGTCTCGCCGGCGAGACGCTCACCGAGACGGCCGAGGAGCCGCCGGGGTATGTCGCCGACGAGGACCTGCTCTCGCTCGTCGCGCGCGCCCAGCAGGGCGACCCGGAGGCGTTCGGGGCGCTGTACGACAGGTACTTCGACGTCGTCTACCGCTACGTGTACTACCGCGTCAGCAACCAGTCGCTGACCGAGGACATGGTGAGCGAGACGTTCCTGCGGGCGCTGCGGCGCATCACGTCGTTCACCTGGCAGGGCCGCGACTTCGGCGCCTGGCTGGTGACGATCGCGCGCAACCTCATCGCCGACCACTTCAAGTCCAGCCGCTACAAGCTGGAGCTGACCACTGGCGAGATCCTCGACGCGGACCGGGCGACCGACGGGCCGGAGAACGAGGTCCTCGACAGCATGACGAACATGACCCTGCTCGAGGCCGTGAAGATGCTCGGCGCCGAGCAGCAGGAGTGCATCGTCCTGCGGTTCCTGCAGGGCTTCTCGGTCACCGAGACGGCGCTGGCGATGGGCAAGACCGACGGCGCGATCAAGGCGCTGCAGTACCGCGCCGTGCAGTCCCTCAAGAAGCTGCTGCCCGCGGAGCTGGTCCTGTGA
- a CDS encoding DsbA family protein, with product MDITIWSDVGCPWASLLVWRLHARRAALGIEDVRLDHRCFPLELFNDRPTPRAIVDAEVEALAPLIEAAGWRPWWRDASEYPVTTLPALEAVQAAKEQGLAASERLDLALRQAFWRDARCISLRSEILDAAEQAEVDTKALADALDHGRARATVIADWQAAKDGAAEGSPHVYVGDKGMLNPGVEFHWEGPKPGGKPVVDSDDMAAIDALLRTAAG from the coding sequence ATGGACATCACGATCTGGTCGGACGTCGGCTGCCCCTGGGCCTCACTTCTCGTCTGGCGGCTGCACGCCCGCCGCGCCGCGCTGGGGATCGAGGACGTACGCCTCGACCACCGCTGCTTCCCGCTGGAGCTCTTCAACGACCGCCCGACCCCGCGCGCCATCGTCGACGCCGAGGTCGAGGCCCTGGCGCCGCTCATCGAGGCCGCGGGCTGGCGGCCGTGGTGGCGCGACGCCTCGGAGTACCCCGTGACGACGCTCCCCGCCCTGGAGGCGGTCCAGGCCGCGAAGGAACAGGGCCTCGCGGCCAGCGAACGCCTCGACCTCGCCCTCCGCCAGGCCTTCTGGCGCGACGCCCGGTGCATCTCCCTGCGTTCGGAGATCCTCGACGCGGCCGAACAGGCAGAAGTCGACACCAAGGCCCTCGCCGACGCCCTCGACCACGGAAGGGCCAGAGCAACGGTGATCGCCGACTGGCAAGCAGCCAAGGACGGAGCGGCAGAAGGCAGCCCCCACGTCTACGTAGGTGACAAGGGCATGCTGAATCCGGGGGTGGAGTTCCACTGGGAGGGCCCCAAGCCCGGAGGCAAGCCCGTGGTGGACTCGGACGACATGGCGGCGATCGACGCCCTGCTGAGGACAGCGGCGGGCTGA
- a CDS encoding DUF4193 family protein: MTQSQDYDTRKSSSLEAEDSLEEIITRKPEQPVGVAEDENELAFEMELAGAEEINDELAIRPVPKQANEFTCSSCFLVKHQSQLVDPKKNLCRDCA, encoded by the coding sequence ATGACCCAGTCGCAGGACTACGACACCCGCAAGTCGAGCTCGCTCGAGGCCGAGGACAGCCTCGAGGAGATCATCACGCGCAAGCCGGAGCAGCCGGTCGGCGTCGCAGAGGACGAGAACGAGCTCGCGTTCGAGATGGAGCTCGCGGGTGCGGAGGAGATCAACGACGAGCTCGCCATCCGCCCCGTCCCCAAGCAGGCGAACGAGTTCACCTGCTCGTCGTGCTTCCTCGTGAAGCACCAGAGCCAGCTCGTGGACCCCAAGAAGAACCTCTGCCGCGACTGCGCCTAG
- a CDS encoding amidase encodes MYTDSASELARRVRAGEVTSRALVEGSIDQVRRVNPRVNALVADRFDAALAEADAADAAVARGGDLPPFHGVPCTVKETFAVAGMPNTAGLVSRVGRPATEDAITVRRLRAAGAIPIGVTNVSELAMWFESDNKVYGRTNNPYDTSRIVGGSSGGEGAAVAAAYAPFGLGSDIGGSIRMPAFFNGVFGHKASAGLVPNDGQFPVDTAEAMLRYQCTGPLARRAEDLLPLLRILADSPVGPDEVDLAGLDVVTVESNGRHTVQPELIAAQRRAVATLRTLGARVRTAEVTALRKSFDIWGSMLSEARSVPFRTLMAGGGRFSTPREVALLLRGRSPHTLPALGLAMVERWPDLLPSRRRRYAAMGRALRDELTHLVGENGVLFYPSFPTLAPRHNVPIRRPFSFAYTAILNVAELPATQVPLGLDAATGLPLGVQVAAAPGNDALTIAVARHLERELGGWVPPRGVVPTEVKV; translated from the coding sequence ATGTACACCGATTCCGCAAGCGAGCTGGCGCGGCGCGTACGCGCCGGTGAGGTCACCTCGCGGGCGCTCGTCGAGGGCTCGATCGACCAGGTGAGGCGGGTCAACCCCCGGGTGAACGCCCTCGTGGCCGACCGGTTCGACGCCGCCCTCGCCGAGGCGGACGCCGCGGACGCGGCCGTGGCGCGGGGCGGTGACCTGCCGCCGTTCCACGGGGTGCCGTGCACGGTGAAGGAGACGTTCGCGGTCGCGGGGATGCCCAACACGGCCGGTCTGGTGTCCCGCGTGGGGCGGCCGGCGACGGAGGACGCGATCACCGTACGGCGCCTCCGTGCGGCCGGTGCCATCCCCATCGGTGTGACGAACGTCTCCGAGCTGGCGATGTGGTTCGAGTCCGACAACAAGGTGTACGGCCGCACGAACAACCCCTACGACACGTCCCGCATCGTCGGCGGCTCCAGCGGCGGCGAGGGGGCGGCGGTGGCGGCGGCGTACGCGCCGTTCGGGCTCGGCAGTGACATCGGCGGATCGATCAGGATGCCGGCGTTCTTCAACGGGGTCTTCGGCCACAAGGCGTCGGCGGGGCTGGTGCCGAACGACGGCCAGTTCCCCGTCGACACCGCCGAGGCGATGCTCCGCTACCAGTGCACCGGGCCGCTCGCCCGCCGCGCGGAGGACCTGCTGCCGCTGCTGCGCATCCTCGCCGACTCCCCGGTCGGCCCCGACGAGGTCGACCTCGCGGGGCTCGACGTCGTCACCGTGGAGTCCAACGGCCGCCACACCGTCCAGCCCGAGCTGATCGCGGCCCAGCGCCGCGCGGTCGCCACGCTGCGTACGCTCGGCGCGCGGGTCCGGACCGCCGAGGTCACGGCGCTGCGGAAGTCGTTCGACATCTGGGGGTCGATGCTCTCGGAGGCGCGGTCGGTCCCCTTCAGGACGCTGATGGCGGGCGGCGGGCGATTCTCGACGCCGCGCGAGGTCGCGCTGCTGCTGCGCGGCCGCTCCCCCCACACGCTGCCCGCGCTGGGCCTCGCGATGGTCGAACGCTGGCCCGACCTCCTCCCCTCCCGCCGTCGCCGCTACGCCGCCATGGGCCGCGCGCTGCGCGACGAGCTGACGCACCTGGTCGGGGAGAACGGCGTGCTGTTCTACCCGTCGTTCCCGACGCTGGCGCCGCGGCACAACGTGCCGATCCGGCGGCCGTTCTCGTTCGCGTACACCGCGATCCTCAACGTCGCCGAGCTGCCCGCCACGCAGGTCCCGCTGGGGCTCGACGCGGCGACCGGGCTGCCGCTGGGGGTTCAGGTGGCGGCCGCACCGGGCAACGACGCGTTGACGATCGCGGTGGCCCGCCACCTCGAACGCGAGCTCGGCGGCTGGGTGCCGCCGCGCGGCGTCGTCCCGACGGAGGTGAAGGTGTGA
- a CDS encoding DegV family protein has translation MTSARVAVVTDSTAYLPAGVAERYGVTVVPLHVVRPDGESLEGVELTPAEFAAWITAPGRTASTRPPSPAAFRAAYEATHAADVVSIHLSAKLSGTRESAVTAAYDLCDAGGARVKVVDSRTTAMGLGFAVIAAAECALAGGDAFEVVAAAEASAQRTETVFYVDTLEHLRRGGRIGRAAALFGTVLEMKPLLHLVDGAIEPLDKVRKADRAIAKLEDRVVAAAGEGPVDVAVHHLAAAEAARALTERLRARIPRIETLHESEVGAVVGAHVGPGLLGAVVHRR, from the coding sequence ATGACATCCGCCCGCGTCGCGGTGGTGACGGACTCCACCGCGTACCTCCCAGCCGGGGTCGCCGAGCGCTACGGCGTCACCGTCGTGCCCCTGCACGTCGTCCGCCCCGACGGCGAGTCGCTGGAGGGCGTGGAGCTGACGCCGGCGGAGTTCGCGGCGTGGATCACCGCGCCTGGCCGTACGGCGTCCACGCGGCCGCCGTCGCCCGCGGCGTTCAGGGCGGCGTACGAGGCCACGCACGCCGCCGACGTCGTCTCCATCCACCTGTCCGCCAAGCTCTCCGGCACGCGGGAGTCGGCGGTGACGGCGGCGTACGACCTCTGCGACGCCGGCGGTGCGCGGGTGAAGGTGGTGGACTCGCGGACCACCGCGATGGGCCTCGGCTTCGCGGTCATCGCCGCCGCCGAGTGCGCGCTGGCGGGCGGGGACGCGTTCGAGGTGGTGGCGGCCGCGGAGGCGAGCGCGCAGCGTACGGAGACGGTGTTCTACGTCGACACGCTGGAGCACCTGCGCCGCGGCGGCCGCATCGGCCGGGCCGCCGCGCTGTTCGGGACGGTCCTCGAGATGAAGCCGTTGCTGCACCTCGTGGACGGCGCCATCGAGCCGCTGGACAAGGTGCGCAAGGCCGACCGCGCGATCGCGAAGCTCGAGGACCGTGTCGTCGCCGCGGCGGGGGAGGGGCCGGTGGACGTCGCCGTGCACCACCTCGCCGCCGCCGAGGCCGCCCGCGCCCTCACCGAACGCCTCCGCGCCCGCATCCCTCGCATCGAGACGCTGCACGAGAGCGAGGTCGGCGCCGTCGTCGGCGCGCACGTCGGCCCCGGCCTGCTCGGCGCCGTCGTCCACCGTCGCTGA
- a CDS encoding DUF5703 family protein, with the protein MRYEYQRVSLPRTVSRNAAQEILELHAEFGEWELARLRLYPDGQRLVTLRRPRRGLRERS; encoded by the coding sequence GTGCGCTACGAGTACCAGCGGGTGTCCCTGCCGCGGACGGTGAGCCGCAACGCCGCGCAGGAGATCCTCGAGCTGCACGCGGAGTTCGGCGAGTGGGAGCTGGCCCGCCTGCGGCTGTACCCCGACGGACAGCGCCTCGTCACCCTCCGGCGACCACGGCGTGGCCTGCGCGAGCGCTCCTAG
- the rsgA gene encoding ribosome small subunit-dependent GTPase A, with amino-acid sequence MTALPDLGWDSGRDTEFAPYAASCVPARVARPDKGSYALLTATGPLRAEVSGALRHAALDSTALPTVGDWVAVREPGVIEAVLPRRSAFVRHGATNATVGQVLAANVDLVFVVVALSAPPNLRRLERFLALAWESGAQPAVLLTKADLWPDLPEVVASVTAAAPGCPVHAVSVVEGVGVEDVRAHLTPGRTVVLLGASGVGKSTLANALLGADHLATKEIREVDGKGRHTTTHRELIPLPGGAVLIDTPGLRGLMLWDAEEGLEKAFADVETLIPYCRFNDCAHRTEPGCAVLAALDAGTLEPRRWESYQKLQRELHHVAAKQDVLLRIADRDKWKQIHKEARARNRPQTR; translated from the coding sequence TTGACCGCTCTGCCCGACCTCGGCTGGGACTCCGGCCGGGACACCGAGTTCGCTCCGTACGCCGCCTCCTGCGTCCCCGCGCGCGTCGCGCGGCCCGACAAGGGGTCGTACGCCCTCCTCACGGCCACCGGCCCGCTGCGGGCCGAGGTCTCCGGCGCCCTGCGCCATGCCGCGCTCGACAGCACCGCCCTGCCCACCGTCGGCGACTGGGTCGCCGTACGCGAGCCGGGGGTCATCGAGGCGGTGCTGCCGCGCCGGTCGGCGTTCGTCCGCCACGGCGCCACGAACGCCACCGTCGGCCAGGTCCTCGCGGCCAACGTCGACCTCGTGTTCGTCGTCGTCGCGCTCTCCGCACCACCCAACCTGCGCCGCCTCGAACGCTTCCTCGCCCTCGCCTGGGAGAGCGGCGCGCAGCCCGCCGTCCTGCTCACCAAGGCCGACCTGTGGCCCGACCTGCCCGAGGTGGTCGCGTCGGTCACGGCGGCGGCGCCCGGCTGCCCCGTGCACGCCGTCAGCGTCGTCGAGGGCGTGGGCGTGGAGGACGTCCGCGCGCACCTGACGCCGGGACGTACCGTCGTCCTCCTCGGCGCCTCCGGCGTCGGCAAGTCCACCCTCGCCAACGCGCTCCTCGGCGCCGACCACCTCGCCACGAAGGAGATCCGGGAGGTGGACGGCAAGGGCAGGCACACGACGACCCACCGCGAGCTGATCCCGCTGCCCGGAGGCGCCGTCCTCATCGACACGCCTGGGCTGCGCGGGCTGATGCTGTGGGACGCGGAGGAGGGGCTGGAGAAGGCGTTCGCGGACGTGGAGACGCTGATCCCGTACTGCCGCTTCAACGACTGCGCGCACCGTACGGAGCCCGGCTGCGCGGTCCTCGCGGCGCTCGACGCGGGGACGCTGGAGCCCCGGCGGTGGGAGTCATACCAGAAGCTCCAGCGCGAGCTGCACCACGTCGCCGCCAAGCAGGACGTCCTCCTGCGCATCGCGGACCGCGACAAGTGGAAGCAGATCCACAAGGAGGCGCGGGCGCGCAACCGCCCCCAGACCCGCTGA
- the cphA gene encoding cyanophycin synthetase, which translates to MSEPSPDLRVVETRVYRGPNYWSYDPAINLLVDLGSLEDWPTDRLPGFTDALVERLPGVADHSCSRGHKGGFLERLREGTWLGHVAEHVALQLQQETGAYTRRGKTRSAKERGRYHVIYAYADEQVGLAAGRLAVRVVNDLVRRDPEFDFEAELESFLLMAERTAYGPSTQALLDEAALRDIPSLRLNEGSLVQLGQGVHQRRIRATMTSMTSALATDIASDKELTLRLLSSAGLPVPQSEAVRHVDDAVAVAKRIGYPVVVKPLDGNHGRGVQLDLRDEDAVRNAFPLAQAEARRGRVIVETYVTGSDYRFLVVGGRMAAVAERLPAHVVGDGVRTVEQLVADTNADPRRGVGHEKVLTRIKVDDAAVALVRSQGYAMTDVPPEGTTVKLTLTANMSTGGISVDRTLEAHPDNVEIAEEAAQVVGLDVAGIDFVAPDITQSVREAGGAIVEVNAAPGFRMHTHPTIGEPQYVAKPVLDLLFPPGAPSRIPIVAVTGTNGKTTTSRMIAHVFKGMGRKVGMTSTDGILIDERLVIRADASGPKSARMVLQNPRVDFAVFEVARGGILREGLGYQRNDVAVVLNVAPDHLGIGGIDTLEDLAKVKQVVVEAVPRDGFAVLNADDPLVAEMRRACSGEVVWFTMRDDNELVESHCRRGGRAVMLERSSLGDMIVIRHGRRAMQLAWTHLLPATFDGKAMMNVQNAMAAAAAAFAAGAHLHDIRQGLRTFTTSFYQAPGRLNVAEIGGFRVVVDYCHNAPGMRMLGDFVEQLAEPGPGAAIEKTRRIAVIATAGDRRDEDMRELGEVAAPHFDAIVIREDRNLRRRQPGETAGLVAEGVKAAPDSRCVDLEIVLDELAATRRALEKANPGDLVVVCVDQTRAVWEELQAHTERALAGAADPDARP; encoded by the coding sequence GTGAGTGAGCCGTCCCCCGACCTCCGCGTCGTCGAGACGCGCGTCTACCGGGGCCCCAACTACTGGTCGTACGACCCCGCCATCAACCTGCTCGTCGACCTCGGCTCCCTGGAGGACTGGCCCACCGACCGGCTGCCGGGCTTCACCGACGCGCTCGTCGAGCGCCTCCCCGGCGTCGCCGACCACTCCTGCTCGCGCGGTCACAAGGGCGGCTTCCTCGAACGCCTCCGCGAGGGCACCTGGCTCGGACACGTCGCCGAGCACGTGGCGCTGCAGCTGCAGCAGGAGACGGGCGCGTACACCCGCCGCGGCAAGACCCGCAGCGCCAAGGAGCGCGGCCGCTACCACGTGATCTACGCGTACGCCGACGAGCAGGTCGGCCTCGCCGCGGGCAGGCTCGCCGTGCGCGTCGTCAACGACCTGGTGCGCCGCGACCCGGAGTTCGACTTCGAGGCGGAGCTGGAGTCGTTCCTGCTCATGGCGGAGCGGACTGCGTACGGACCGTCCACCCAGGCGCTGCTCGACGAGGCCGCGCTGCGCGACATCCCCTCGCTGCGCCTCAACGAGGGCTCGCTCGTCCAGCTGGGCCAGGGCGTCCACCAGCGCCGCATCCGCGCCACCATGACGTCGATGACCAGCGCGCTCGCGACCGACATCGCGAGCGACAAGGAGCTGACCCTGCGCCTGCTCTCCAGCGCCGGGCTCCCGGTGCCCCAGAGCGAGGCCGTGCGGCACGTGGACGACGCCGTCGCGGTCGCCAAGCGCATCGGCTACCCCGTCGTCGTGAAGCCGCTCGACGGCAACCACGGCCGCGGCGTCCAGCTCGACCTCCGCGACGAGGACGCCGTACGCAACGCCTTCCCGCTGGCGCAGGCCGAGGCCCGCAGGGGCCGCGTCATCGTGGAGACGTACGTCACCGGCAGCGACTACCGGTTCCTCGTCGTCGGCGGGCGGATGGCCGCCGTCGCCGAACGCCTCCCCGCGCACGTCGTCGGCGACGGCGTACGCACCGTCGAGCAGCTCGTCGCCGACACCAACGCCGACCCGCGCCGCGGCGTGGGCCACGAGAAGGTGCTGACCCGCATCAAGGTGGACGACGCGGCCGTCGCGCTGGTCCGGAGCCAGGGCTACGCCATGACCGACGTCCCGCCCGAGGGCACGACGGTCAAGCTGACGCTCACCGCCAACATGAGCACCGGCGGCATCTCCGTCGACCGCACGCTCGAGGCGCACCCCGACAACGTCGAGATCGCCGAGGAGGCCGCGCAGGTCGTCGGCCTCGACGTCGCCGGCATCGACTTCGTGGCGCCGGACATCACGCAGTCGGTCCGTGAGGCGGGCGGCGCGATCGTCGAGGTCAACGCCGCACCCGGCTTCCGCATGCACACGCACCCGACCATCGGCGAGCCGCAGTACGTCGCCAAGCCGGTGCTCGACCTGCTGTTCCCGCCGGGCGCGCCGAGCCGCATCCCGATCGTCGCCGTCACCGGCACCAACGGGAAGACGACGACGTCGCGGATGATCGCCCACGTCTTCAAGGGCATGGGCCGCAAGGTCGGCATGACCTCGACCGACGGCATCCTCATCGACGAGCGCCTCGTCATCCGCGCCGACGCCTCGGGCCCGAAGTCCGCGCGGATGGTGCTGCAGAACCCCCGCGTCGACTTCGCGGTCTTCGAGGTCGCGCGCGGCGGCATCCTGCGGGAGGGCCTCGGCTACCAGCGCAACGACGTCGCCGTCGTCCTCAACGTCGCCCCCGACCACCTCGGCATCGGCGGCATCGACACGCTCGAGGACCTGGCGAAGGTGAAGCAGGTCGTCGTGGAGGCGGTGCCCCGCGACGGCTTCGCCGTCCTCAACGCCGACGACCCGCTCGTCGCCGAGATGCGCCGTGCCTGCTCCGGCGAGGTCGTGTGGTTCACGATGCGGGACGACAACGAGCTCGTGGAGTCGCACTGCCGCCGCGGCGGCCGCGCCGTGATGCTCGAACGCTCCTCGCTCGGCGACATGATCGTCATCCGGCACGGGCGGCGTGCGATGCAGCTCGCGTGGACGCACCTGCTCCCGGCGACGTTCGACGGCAAGGCGATGATGAACGTCCAGAACGCGATGGCCGCGGCGGCCGCGGCGTTCGCGGCGGGGGCGCACCTGCACGACATCCGCCAGGGGCTGCGGACGTTCACGACGTCGTTCTACCAAGCACCTGGGCGGCTCAACGTCGCCGAGATCGGCGGCTTCCGGGTCGTCGTGGACTACTGCCACAACGCGCCGGGCATGCGGATGCTCGGCGACTTCGTGGAGCAGCTCGCCGAGCCCGGGCCGGGCGCCGCGATCGAGAAGACGCGCCGGATCGCCGTCATCGCCACGGCCGGCGACCGGCGCGACGAGGACATGCGCGAGCTCGGCGAGGTGGCGGCGCCGCACTTCGACGCCATCGTCATCCGCGAGGACCGCAACCTGCGGCGCCGGCAGCCCGGCGAGACCGCGGGGCTGGTGGCCGAGGGCGTGAAGGCGGCGCCGGACAGCCGCTGCGTCGACCTGGAGATCGTTCTCGACGAGCTGGCCGCCACGCGGCGGGCGCTGGAGAAGGCGAACCCCGGCGACCTCGTCGTGGTGTGCGTTGACCAGACACGGGCCGTGTGGGAGGAGCTGCAGGCGCACACCGAGCGCGCACTGGCGGGAGCGGCAGACCCGGACGCTCGCCCGTAG